The sequence below is a genomic window from Synechococcus sp. PCC 7335.
AGGGCGAGATGTTCGTTGGCGGTGTAGAAGCTGGAAACAACTGTCGGATTCCTAGGAAAGGAAGGTGGACTTATCTAGTAAGCCGAGTAGAGTTGACTGACAGCACTTGGGTCAGCCTTGATCAGGGTATGGATATAGAAACCAACGAACACGTGTGGGGCTCAACGGAAGGAGCGCTGAGATTTGAGAAACGAGAAAGCTTCGCTGATGAACTTCCACTAGGGCGTTTGTAATGCTACCGCCTTCCGCTTCCAAAAAGATGAAGGCTTGGATTCGCAGCCGCCACTTAATTTGTTCAGGCAATTTCTTTATCTTCGAAACGGTTGAGGCGTCAACGGTCGATAAGTTTGAAGCCTGCGTAGAAGCCTTGGGAGGTACTCTAATTTCGGTGGAGCCGCTGAAGAAAATTTGGATTGGGACGCATCGCCGGGTGGTGCTGTATCGCGCCAAAGCTAGTCTGCATACACCGCATCACGATCTCAATCAGTACTGGATCAAATACGGCAGCTTTCGAACTCGCTTCGATGAAAGACAATAAAAGGTTTGAGCAATGGTTGCAAGCAAGGGGGAGGTCCGAACGTTACAACGTTGAACATAGCCAATGAAGACGTCGTTCATATTAAAGTGAAACAGTAGGCCTTAAAGGCGCCTAATTATTAATTTCTTTCAACATCATGACCCACTCTACCGACGTGGCAACCCTAACCCAGTGGATGGCCGCAGAGTTTAGTAACCAGGAACAAGCGTTTGAAAATCCGCCCTTCTTCGCTCACATTAAAGTCTGTATGCGGCCGCTGCCTAAGAGTTTTCAACCAGGAGTAAGCCTTTACCTAGAACAGGCTTACAGCTTTCAATTAGATAAACCATACCGGGTGCGGGTACTACACTTTATTCAGCGCGAAGATGATGTGCTGCTAGAGAACTACAAGGTCAAAGACGAAGAAAAATTTTATGGCGCAGCTCGCGACCTTGAGAAACTAGCAACTCTGAGCGTAGATGATTTAGAGCCGATGATGGGGTGCGATATCTTCGTAGAATGGACTGGTGATAGCTTTCGTGGCAAAGTCGAACCTGGCAAGAAGTGCAGCGTTATTCGTAAGGGAGCAACGACTTATCTTGATAACGAATTCATCGTCACTGAAAGCCATATGACGAGTTATGACAGAGGGCGCGATCCTGAAACAGACGAACTGGTTTGGGGTTCAGTCGCAGGTCCGTTCGAGTTTGATAAGGTAGCTCGCTTTGCTCACGAAGTCCAGATATAGAAATCGAGATATAAAAGTACTACCAGCCGAAGACAGAATACTGTGAGCCAACTGCAAACGCTTCGCGAGCGATCGCATCATCTTTGTCTTGCTCAAGAATTGTTTCCACGCGCGATTCGGCGCAGAAAGAGGCGGTGCTAAGCCCGCCAAATCTTTTGACCACACTGGTACGTATACGCAAGTCTGGATTGGGAAACCAGAAGCGCTCAATCGAACTCATCGTCTCATATTCAGTGATTAATACCAGTCCGTTCTCGTTGTCCATCTCAAAGCGGCCGATCACCGGCACAATCTCAGCATAACCGCGCTCTCTAAGTAAGTTTCCTTTTTGGGGATCGTCAGCATCAGGCACTAGTGCGAAAACCGTAGAACCCTTGTGGTTCTCACCCTCTTTATCCCAAGCCATCTCGCCATCCCACTCTACATAAGCGCCACCTACCGCGCTAGCAGGATCGACGTCATGGATTTTGCAGATTTCAATGACCTTTTCGTTGTCTGCGGGTAGCGCCTCCACAGAGATATTAGAGCCGCCTAGCTCGGCGCGTCGAAAGGGTAAGTGGTGAGTCGTACGTTGAGACTGCCATTGTCCAGCACTCTGCTGAAAGAACTCCATCACGTTCATAAGGACGATTGACCTTCGTAGTTCTAGAAATACTATCCATTAATATAGCGCTCTCAGGTTCAAGGCTGAGCCAAAGCAACTACTGATCCTATCTCTTCTATCTTATGGACAGGTAGATCAATACATAGAACTAGACTTCTGGATGAACACATCCCCTAAGCCAGATATTTAACATAAGTACATGATCGACAAACCGGTTGCCTTGAAGAAATATCGGCAAATCTACTGATAGATTCCTTAGAATTCAAGGTTCTTAGCTTGCCTTCATCCGGGTAATCTGCATACGACCAAAGGCTGAAAAGTGGCCATAGAATCTAAGAAGTTAATTTAAGTAACTCTTGCTACCGAATCTATTTACAATTTGACGATAATGTGCGACGAGGTTAGAATTTCACTAATCAAGTTCGGTTAGAGCCCCTAGCCATTTGATTAGGTTCAAAACACCTTCTAATCTGTCGATTTGCTAATTGAGTTTTATCTTTATGACCAAACTCAATAGCTTGTTCAAGGATCTCAATCAGGTAGATCTATTTAACCTTCTGAGGAGAAGTAATCGTTATGAGTACATCAAGTGACGCTATGCCAGGCAGCCTTAGTATGGAACAGCAGTTCAAGCTTAAGGTTGTCAAAGATCAAGTTAAAGGCTTGAGTTTAGAGCAAGCACAGGAGTACGTCGTAGAAGTCATGCGGCAAATGATGGTGAAAGACAATCTCGTCAAGCACTTATTGAAGAATGCCTAGAGCGGTTTTTTGATTTTCGATTCAGATTTCCCACTTTATTGCGTGAAACAGCTAAATACATGAGCCGAATTGGTCTTCGTGGCTGGTTCGGCTTTTTTAATCGTTTGGTTTTTGGCAATCCGGGTTTTGGCAATCTTTAGGTGCCATAGAGATGATTTCGACGAACGGTAGCGTAACAACTGATAAGCACTAATAGCAGTTACTGATCGCCTCTTTGGAAAGCTCCACAAACGTAGAGTCGTGTATTCCCCTACTCGTTGCACTGTCTTCGCATAGCGCTTTAAGCTGATACGCTATAGCGCAAGTAAAGTGAACACCATAGCTCCTGCAACAGCGCTAATGGTCTGTCTATATGTCAGAATGTTAAGCGTGTGGATAACGTCTTCTCTTGAATCGGCAAAGGTGCCGACAAATATTGCGCTCGGAAACTTCGACGGCGTGCATCTAGGCCATCGGCAGGTAATGGCTGGGATTTTGGGTGATGACACTTCTCTAGCTGCGATGCGATCGCTAACTCCCCAGTCAGTATCAGCCTTACACAAGAGCATCACCCATCAGAACAGCCCTTGGACTGAGCCGACCAGTATCATCACTTCAACCGAGACTAGCTTTCAAGCACCGAAGAGCGGCCCCTTAGCAACGGTCGTTACCTTCAAGCCCCATCCTCAAGAATATTTCTCGGGCATTTCGAGGCCGCTACTTACCCCAATCGCCGAGAAGATCTGGCAGCTCTCCCAGCTAGGGATTAAACAGCTAGTGCTGCTACCTTTCAATCAAGCACTTTCTGAGCTGAGCCCAGAGGATTTTGTAGAA
It includes:
- a CDS encoding chromophore lyase CpcT/CpeT — protein: MTHSTDVATLTQWMAAEFSNQEQAFENPPFFAHIKVCMRPLPKSFQPGVSLYLEQAYSFQLDKPYRVRVLHFIQREDDVLLENYKVKDEEKFYGAARDLEKLATLSVDDLEPMMGCDIFVEWTGDSFRGKVEPGKKCSVIRKGATTYLDNEFIVTESHMTSYDRGRDPETDELVWGSVAGPFEFDKVARFAHEVQI
- a CDS encoding phycobiliprotein lyase; translation: MNVMEFFQQSAGQWQSQRTTHHLPFRRAELGGSNISVEALPADNEKVIEICKIHDVDPASAVGGAYVEWDGEMAWDKEGENHKGSTVFALVPDADDPQKGNLLRERGYAEIVPVIGRFEMDNENGLVLITEYETMSSIERFWFPNPDLRIRTSVVKRFGGLSTASFCAESRVETILEQDKDDAIAREAFAVGSQYSVFGW
- a CDS encoding NblA/ycf18 family protein, with amino-acid sequence MSTSSDAMPGSLSMEQQFKLKVVKDQVKGLSLEQAQEYVVEVMRQMMVKDNLVKHLLKNA